One Spirochaeta africana DSM 8902 genomic window carries:
- a CDS encoding exodeoxyribonuclease III yields the protein MQKIVSWNVNGIRAAHKKGLLDFVRQESPDILCLQETKAHPDQLPGELKQALGYHTSYSSAVRRGYSGVAVWSRHQPTDVRTMGLPEFDDEGRVLIIDYPAVNGSQELTVINAYFPNSQEAGKRLDYKLAFCAAMLDICNEITASGRNLVLCGDYNIAHTPIDLANPERNTENPGYLPEERAWMDSFLAAGYIDTFRLFTPDGGHYTWWSYRFGARERNIGWRIDYHCVNPSLRDRVHSSVILPEIMGSDHCPIRLELDS from the coding sequence ATGCAGAAGATTGTTTCCTGGAACGTGAACGGCATCAGGGCGGCTCATAAGAAGGGCCTGCTGGATTTTGTCCGGCAGGAATCACCAGATATCCTGTGTCTGCAGGAAACCAAAGCCCACCCCGACCAGCTGCCTGGCGAGCTCAAGCAGGCGCTGGGGTATCATACCAGCTACTCCTCAGCGGTGCGGCGCGGCTACAGCGGGGTAGCGGTATGGTCGCGGCATCAGCCGACAGATGTTCGAACGATGGGCCTCCCGGAGTTCGATGATGAGGGGCGCGTTCTGATAATCGACTACCCCGCTGTCAATGGCAGCCAGGAACTCACGGTTATCAATGCCTATTTCCCCAACAGCCAGGAGGCCGGCAAACGTCTGGATTATAAACTTGCCTTCTGCGCGGCGATGCTCGATATCTGTAACGAGATTACCGCCAGCGGACGCAACCTGGTACTGTGTGGCGACTACAACATCGCTCACACCCCGATAGACCTGGCCAATCCCGAGCGGAATACCGAAAACCCTGGCTATCTGCCGGAAGAGCGTGCCTGGATGGACAGTTTTCTGGCTGCCGGCTACATCGATACCTTTCGGCTCTTTACCCCTGATGGGGGGCACTACACCTGGTGGTCCTACCGCTTCGGTGCGCGGGAACGGAACATTGGCTGGCGGATAGATTATCACTGTGTGAATCCCTCCCTGAGGGATCGGGTACACAGCTCGGTTATCCTGCCGGAGATCATGGGATCCGACCACTGTCCCATACGCCTGGAGCTGGATTCTTGA
- a CDS encoding rhomboid family intramembrane serine protease produces MKIRYNAPVTLTFSLTAAAVLLLNYTLLPGITWNLFTVHASMSATNPADYLRLFTHVIGHSSWSHLLGNLALLLLIGPILEEKYGGTALGIMIGLTAVITGGVNVLFMPTALLGASGVVFMMILLVSFTNIRSGEIPLTFILVLVLYLAREFYGIFQDDNISRLAHILGGLCGSLFGFLSPAPRE; encoded by the coding sequence ATGAAAATCCGCTACAACGCACCGGTAACCCTCACCTTTTCGCTGACGGCCGCTGCAGTGCTGTTGCTCAATTACACGTTGCTACCTGGCATTACCTGGAATCTGTTTACCGTCCATGCGTCTATGTCGGCTACCAATCCGGCAGACTATCTGCGCTTGTTCACCCATGTAATCGGACACAGCAGCTGGAGTCATTTGCTGGGGAATCTCGCGCTGCTGCTGCTTATCGGACCGATCCTGGAGGAGAAGTACGGCGGAACCGCACTGGGGATCATGATTGGCCTGACAGCCGTGATTACCGGCGGGGTGAATGTGTTGTTCATGCCGACGGCACTGCTGGGTGCCAGCGGCGTGGTATTCATGATGATATTGCTGGTGTCCTTCACCAACATACGCTCCGGAGAGATCCCCCTGACCTTTATCCTTGTGCTGGTGCTGTACCTGGCGCGAGAGTTTTACGGGATTTTTCAGGACGACAATATTTCGCGGCTGGCCCATATCCTCGGCGGCCTGTGCGGAAGCCTGTTCGGCTTCCTGAGCCCGGCACCCCGTGAGTAG
- the prfA gene encoding peptide chain release factor 1 — translation MELKPKLDAKVARHSEVEKLIADPELHKDPARFKELMREHSQLCELVEAYAEYRDTSQQLQDNRELLNEEKDPEMREMAKAELDELEQRSEELTKQLRLLLVPRDPMDEKSAIIEIRAGTGGDEAGLFAADLYRMYARYGERHGLKFEFITVNESEIGGFKEVVFSASGKNAYGSLRFESGVHRVQRVPATESGGRIHTSAVTVAVLPEAEDTDIQLHDNELKIDVFRSSGPGGQSVNTTDSAVRITHLPTSTVVTCQDEKSQLKNKAKAMRVLKARLYEMEEKKKQEERASFRRNQIGSGDRSERIRTYNFPQNRLTDHRINLTLYKLDLVMQGELDEILDALQLSAREEQLQDA, via the coding sequence ATGGAACTCAAACCCAAACTGGATGCAAAGGTAGCCCGCCATTCCGAGGTGGAGAAGCTGATCGCCGACCCCGAGCTGCACAAAGACCCTGCCCGCTTCAAGGAGCTGATGCGTGAGCACTCCCAGCTGTGTGAACTGGTAGAGGCCTATGCCGAGTACCGCGATACCAGCCAGCAGCTGCAGGACAACCGGGAGCTGCTGAACGAGGAAAAAGATCCCGAGATGCGCGAAATGGCCAAGGCCGAACTCGATGAGCTTGAGCAGCGCAGCGAGGAGCTCACCAAACAGCTGCGGCTGCTGCTGGTACCCCGCGATCCTATGGACGAGAAAAGTGCCATAATCGAGATCCGTGCCGGAACCGGTGGCGATGAGGCCGGACTGTTTGCCGCCGATCTGTACCGGATGTATGCCCGCTATGGTGAACGCCATGGCCTGAAATTCGAATTCATCACCGTCAATGAATCCGAGATCGGTGGCTTCAAGGAGGTGGTATTCTCGGCATCCGGGAAAAACGCCTACGGATCACTGCGTTTCGAGAGCGGTGTGCACCGGGTCCAGCGGGTTCCCGCAACCGAATCGGGGGGACGTATCCACACCTCTGCGGTTACGGTCGCGGTGCTGCCCGAGGCCGAGGACACCGACATCCAGCTGCATGACAACGAGCTCAAGATAGATGTCTTCCGCTCAAGCGGGCCGGGCGGGCAGTCGGTAAACACCACCGACTCGGCCGTCCGCATTACCCATCTGCCAACCAGCACCGTGGTAACCTGTCAGGACGAAAAAAGTCAGCTCAAGAACAAGGCCAAGGCGATGCGGGTTCTCAAGGCGCGACTGTACGAGATGGAGGAAAAGAAAAAGCAGGAGGAGCGTGCCAGCTTTCGCCGCAACCAGATTGGCTCCGGCGATCGCTCTGAACGTATCCGTACCTACAACTTTCCCCAGAACCGGTTGACCGACCACAGAATCAACCTGACACTCTACAAGCTTGATCTGGTGATGCAGGGTGAACTTGACGAGATTCTGGATGCGCTGCAGCTGAGCGCACGTGAGGAACAGCTGCAGGACGCATGA
- the prmC gene encoding peptide chain release factor N(5)-glutamine methyltransferase, protein MTIRRTLQQLQQSLGSESPALDASLLVAHVCGLTREQLYLEPDRLLEPGQQQMLERLAERRRHGTPVAYLLGYKEFYGRVFQVDDRALIPRPDTEILVEAGLQAIDRHSSRPVRVLDLCCGTGCVGITLAAERPGIELQLADIDNDALQLAAENAARLLPTPQQPVLIQSDLFASLSGRYDVIVSNPPYVREQDYRALEMQRWGEPRHALVAREEGLEIIRRIADTVVDYIYPNGYIAIEAADHQAPHIAELLARASFQSVEHLRDLAGHLRVTAGTHTG, encoded by the coding sequence ATGACCATCCGCCGTACGCTGCAGCAGCTGCAGCAGTCCCTGGGCAGCGAGTCACCGGCACTGGACGCCTCGCTGCTGGTGGCCCATGTCTGCGGACTCACCCGGGAACAGCTGTATCTCGAGCCGGATCGCCTGCTTGAGCCCGGGCAGCAGCAGATGCTCGAACGGCTCGCCGAAAGACGGCGCCATGGAACCCCCGTCGCCTACCTGCTTGGGTACAAGGAGTTTTACGGCCGGGTGTTCCAGGTCGATGATCGCGCCCTGATACCGCGACCGGACACCGAGATCCTGGTTGAGGCAGGGCTGCAGGCCATCGATCGGCATAGCTCCCGCCCGGTACGGGTGCTCGATCTCTGCTGCGGTACCGGCTGTGTCGGGATTACCCTGGCAGCCGAACGCCCGGGGATAGAGCTGCAGCTGGCCGACATCGACAACGATGCCCTGCAGCTTGCCGCCGAGAATGCTGCCCGACTGCTGCCGACACCGCAACAACCGGTATTGATACAATCTGACCTGTTTGCCTCCCTCTCCGGTCGGTATGATGTTATCGTCAGTAACCCGCCGTATGTACGCGAGCAGGACTATCGTGCCCTGGAAATGCAGCGCTGGGGAGAACCGCGACATGCACTTGTCGCCAGGGAAGAGGGGCTTGAAATTATTCGCCGAATTGCCGATACAGTAGTAGATTATATATATCCGAATGGGTATATCGCCATCGAGGCCGCAGATCATCAGGCTCCGCACATCGCAGAATTACTGGCCAGGGCATCCTTCCAGTCTGTTGAGCATCTCCGGGATCTGGCAGGCCATCTCAGGGTAACCGCCGGCACCCATACCGGATAA
- a CDS encoding RelA/SpoT family protein yields the protein MVHDLDSFAAILTPYSPAEQEQIMRAARTSKKLHQGQMRESGDEYYTHPLQVAEILVGMRLDPPGIIGALLHDVLEDTTMSRQELREQFGKDVEALVNGVTKISLVKAKNKSVQEAETIRKMLFAMVKDIRVILIKLADKLHNMRTLGFKNQQRRIAIAQECLDIYAPLAGRLGISWLKDELEDLSLKHINPQAYAQIKAFVAQKKQERGDYLQRVQKAIYDEADKEGFSISVETRAKHFYSIYNKMRRRSKDLDEIYDTLGIRILCNSPTDCYALLGLVHKLWMPIEGRFKDYIAMPKSNRYQSLHTTVMCFGGRLIEIQIRTFAMHNTAEFGVAAHWLYKDNTPGSPQSHDLAIINRVRSLNGLKITSNEFLDEIKREILKGSIYVFTPKGDAVQLPKGATAIDFAYHIHTEIGDHISGAKADGAIIPLREPLRNTQVIEIMTSPQAHPHVHWLRYVRTTRARSKIRHWLNKHDENLILDKSIVARKRGSAQEQPLPPKSPAKTKSSEVDTSTIMDTKKVGVRIGDERNLMIRFANCCHPKTGDPIVGYVSRGRGIIVHHRDCKNLKHISEIENRTIEVEWETVSPKVTRRLQVTARKTPNLFSEIEGAIRKVHGHLIEGRVDESDNGNLDARFTLEIERAADMESIIRAIRSLPSILTIAKLDPHPNPSVF from the coding sequence ATGGTACACGATCTGGACAGCTTTGCCGCAATCCTCACCCCCTACTCTCCCGCTGAGCAGGAGCAGATCATGCGTGCTGCCCGCACCAGCAAAAAACTCCACCAGGGCCAGATGCGGGAAAGCGGGGACGAGTACTACACCCATCCCTTGCAGGTTGCCGAGATTCTGGTGGGGATGCGGCTGGATCCGCCAGGCATCATCGGTGCCCTGCTGCATGATGTACTGGAAGACACCACCATGAGCCGTCAGGAGCTGCGAGAGCAGTTCGGCAAGGATGTCGAGGCACTGGTAAACGGTGTAACCAAGATCAGCCTGGTAAAGGCCAAAAACAAGAGCGTGCAGGAAGCCGAGACCATCCGGAAGATGCTGTTTGCCATGGTGAAGGACATTCGGGTAATCCTGATCAAGCTGGCCGACAAGCTGCACAACATGCGCACCCTGGGCTTCAAGAATCAGCAGCGGCGCATCGCCATCGCCCAGGAGTGTCTGGACATCTACGCCCCGCTGGCGGGTCGCCTTGGCATCAGCTGGCTGAAGGATGAACTTGAGGACCTGTCCTTGAAGCATATCAATCCGCAGGCCTATGCCCAGATCAAGGCCTTTGTAGCCCAGAAAAAGCAGGAGCGCGGCGACTATCTGCAGCGTGTGCAGAAAGCAATCTATGACGAGGCTGACAAAGAGGGTTTCTCAATCTCGGTTGAAACCAGGGCCAAGCATTTCTACTCCATCTACAACAAGATGCGACGCCGCAGCAAAGACCTGGATGAGATATACGACACCCTCGGGATTCGCATCCTCTGCAACTCCCCGACCGACTGCTATGCCCTGCTGGGTCTGGTGCACAAACTGTGGATGCCGATAGAGGGGCGTTTCAAGGACTATATCGCCATGCCCAAGTCCAACCGCTACCAGAGCCTGCATACAACGGTAATGTGCTTTGGCGGCCGTCTGATCGAGATCCAGATCCGGACCTTTGCCATGCACAACACCGCCGAGTTTGGTGTTGCTGCCCACTGGCTGTACAAGGACAATACCCCGGGATCACCACAAAGCCACGACCTGGCGATCATCAACCGTGTTCGCAGCCTGAATGGCCTGAAGATAACCAGTAACGAGTTTCTGGACGAAATCAAGCGGGAGATACTCAAGGGCTCCATCTATGTCTTTACCCCCAAGGGTGATGCGGTTCAGCTGCCCAAGGGCGCAACCGCTATCGATTTTGCCTACCACATCCATACCGAGATCGGCGACCATATATCCGGCGCCAAGGCGGACGGGGCAATCATCCCGCTGCGTGAACCCCTGCGCAACACCCAGGTAATCGAGATCATGACCAGTCCACAGGCACACCCGCATGTACACTGGCTGCGGTATGTACGCACGACCCGGGCACGGAGCAAGATCAGGCACTGGCTGAACAAACACGACGAAAACCTGATTCTGGACAAGAGTATTGTTGCCCGCAAACGCGGATCGGCGCAGGAGCAGCCTCTACCGCCCAAAAGCCCGGCAAAAACGAAATCCAGCGAGGTGGATACCTCGACGATTATGGACACCAAGAAGGTCGGCGTGCGCATCGGTGACGAACGCAACCTGATGATCCGGTTCGCCAACTGCTGCCACCCCAAAACCGGGGATCCGATTGTCGGGTATGTCTCGCGCGGGCGCGGCATAATCGTCCATCATCGGGACTGCAAAAATCTCAAGCACATCAGCGAGATCGAAAACCGGACTATCGAGGTTGAATGGGAAACCGTGTCACCCAAGGTCACCCGGCGTTTGCAGGTTACCGCCCGCAAGACCCCCAACCTCTTCTCCGAGATTGAGGGAGCAATTCGCAAGGTCCATGGCCACCTGATCGAGGGGCGGGTCGATGAGTCCGACAACGGGAATCTTGATGCCCGCTTTACCCTCGAGATCGAGCGTGCAGCCGACATGGAGTCAATTATCCGTGCAATCCGCTCGCTTCCCTCAATACTTACCATTGCAAAGCTTGATCCCCACCCGAATCCGTCAGTATTTTAG
- the tpx gene encoding thiol peroxidase → MATITLKGNPIETIGQLPAVGSSAPDFVLTNADLQDVGLADFAGKKKILNIVPSLETSVCSASARRFEQEIARYPDAVVLTISCDLPFAQKRFCQAESISQVITLSQLRDRSFGRDYGVEITTGPMKGLTSRAVVVLDRDNTVVYTEQVPEIGQEPDYQKALSAL, encoded by the coding sequence ATGGCTACGATAACCCTGAAGGGAAACCCGATAGAGACAATCGGCCAACTGCCGGCAGTTGGCAGCAGCGCGCCAGACTTTGTGCTCACCAATGCTGATCTGCAGGATGTCGGACTCGCGGACTTTGCCGGCAAGAAAAAGATCCTGAATATTGTCCCTTCGCTTGAAACCAGTGTCTGCTCAGCCAGTGCCAGGCGTTTTGAACAGGAGATTGCCAGGTATCCGGATGCGGTTGTGCTCACCATCAGCTGCGACCTGCCGTTCGCCCAGAAGCGCTTCTGTCAGGCAGAATCCATCTCGCAAGTCATTACCCTGAGCCAGCTCCGGGACCGCAGCTTCGGCCGCGATTACGGGGTCGAGATCACCACCGGACCCATGAAAGGACTGACCTCCCGGGCGGTGGTGGTGCTGGACCGGGATAACACGGTGGTGTACACCGAACAGGTGCCGGAAATCGGCCAGGAACCGGATTATCAAAAGGCCCTGTCTGCGCTATAG
- a CDS encoding tRNA (cytidine(34)-2'-O)-methyltransferase, with protein MQLNLVLVEPEIPQNTGNIARTCAAVGARLHLVKPMGFTITDKHLKRAGLDYWHLVDLQYHESLEEFLDVTPAENCIFATTKGGQVYADLPLPDSCYLVFGKETAGLPRWLLERYRQQAARIPMRPEARSLNLSNSAAIMAYDVLRRWGFPDLQCTAGKHEEVTCSE; from the coding sequence ATGCAGCTGAACTTAGTACTGGTAGAGCCGGAGATACCACAGAACACCGGCAATATCGCCCGCACCTGCGCTGCCGTAGGTGCGCGGCTTCACCTGGTAAAGCCGATGGGCTTTACCATCACCGACAAACATCTCAAGCGGGCTGGCCTTGACTACTGGCATCTGGTGGATCTGCAGTACCACGAGTCGCTGGAGGAGTTTCTGGACGTCACCCCCGCAGAGAACTGCATCTTTGCCACTACCAAGGGTGGCCAGGTGTACGCCGATCTGCCGCTGCCGGACAGCTGTTACCTCGTGTTTGGCAAGGAGACCGCCGGTCTGCCGCGCTGGCTGCTCGAGCGCTATCGGCAGCAGGCAGCACGCATCCCGATGCGGCCTGAGGCCCGATCCTTGAATCTATCCAATTCAGCCGCCATAATGGCGTACGATGTACTGCGCCGCTGGGGGTTTCCCGATCTTCAGTGTACGGCAGGAAAGCACGAGGAGGTGACATGCAGCGAGTAG
- the proC gene encoding pyrroline-5-carboxylate reductase, which produces MQRVAIFGYGNMGAAFAKALHRQFPDARFLVAEIDPGKAEAARQEIGAESLMLDAPLSDRSLSSLGKFQPELLLLAVKPFQFADLASGLRRHAGSSLVISLMAGIDLAALAEGLQTTRVVRFLPNLAAVVGQSVTAVTPHTELAVEDRTTAMTAAEAAGMAVQLPEDLISSLIGLSGSGIAFAFQFLHALALGGTQAGISYPQSLEIAIATVEGAAAALKTSGIHPADYVTRVCSPGGTTIRGVAALEQHGFTAAVMQAVHSAEQRSRELERE; this is translated from the coding sequence ATGCAGCGAGTAGCGATCTTTGGATACGGCAACATGGGGGCGGCATTTGCCAAAGCACTGCACCGGCAATTCCCAGATGCCCGCTTTCTGGTAGCAGAGATTGACCCCGGTAAGGCCGAGGCCGCCCGTCAGGAGATCGGCGCCGAATCCCTGATGCTGGATGCCCCGCTGAGTGACCGCAGCCTGTCCTCCCTGGGCAAGTTCCAACCCGAGCTGCTGCTGCTGGCGGTAAAGCCATTCCAGTTTGCAGATCTGGCAAGCGGACTGCGGCGCCATGCCGGCAGTTCACTGGTGATTTCACTCATGGCGGGGATTGACCTTGCAGCCCTGGCCGAGGGTCTGCAGACAACCAGGGTTGTGCGCTTTCTGCCGAATCTGGCTGCCGTAGTTGGCCAGTCGGTAACCGCGGTAACCCCGCACACCGAACTTGCTGTCGAGGATCGGACGACGGCCATGACTGCCGCCGAGGCTGCCGGTATGGCTGTACAACTGCCCGAAGATCTGATTTCCAGCCTGATTGGTCTGTCCGGCAGCGGGATTGCCTTTGCCTTTCAGTTTTTACATGCCCTGGCGCTGGGAGGAACCCAGGCAGGCATCAGCTACCCGCAGAGCCTGGAGATCGCTATTGCCACGGTTGAAGGGGCTGCTGCCGCGCTTAAAACCTCCGGGATCCATCCGGCTGACTACGTTACCAGGGTATGCTCCCCGGGAGGCACCACCATTCGCGGGGTTGCCGCCCTGGAGCAGCACGGATTTACCGCTGCGGTTATGCAGGCTGTGCACAGTGCCGAGCAGCGAAGCCGGGAACTGGAGCGGGAATAG
- a CDS encoding protein-L-isoaspartate(D-aspartate) O-methyltransferase, with protein MQQLPRRHQDRTRLLQELQQDGIRDHRVLEAMAAIPRELFIEPGLADQAYANRPLSIGYGQTISQPYTVAFMAELLRLQPGMRVLEIGGGCGYSAAILGQLVRPGGIVYSLERLPSLAERGRRNLTACGSDEVRLRAADGSEGLPEHAPYDAIVIAAAAVHIPPRLQHQLGEHGRLLLPLQPPGHHAAEMTLIERRGDSFISSSHGLFQFVPLIFP; from the coding sequence ATGCAGCAGCTACCCCGACGGCACCAGGATCGCACCCGTCTGCTGCAGGAGCTGCAGCAGGACGGAATCCGTGACCATCGCGTACTTGAAGCGATGGCGGCCATCCCCCGTGAGCTGTTTATTGAACCCGGTCTTGCCGACCAGGCCTACGCCAACCGACCACTATCAATCGGGTATGGGCAAACCATAAGCCAGCCCTATACCGTCGCCTTTATGGCTGAACTGCTCAGGCTGCAGCCGGGAATGCGGGTTCTGGAGATCGGCGGTGGCTGCGGCTACAGCGCCGCAATACTGGGCCAGCTGGTAAGGCCTGGCGGGATCGTCTACAGTCTGGAGAGACTGCCATCCCTGGCCGAGCGCGGCCGCCGCAACCTGACGGCCTGCGGCAGCGATGAGGTCAGACTGCGTGCTGCCGACGGCAGCGAAGGGCTGCCCGAGCACGCCCCGTATGACGCTATTGTTATCGCTGCCGCTGCCGTTCATATTCCCCCCCGACTGCAGCATCAGCTGGGTGAGCACGGTCGTCTGTTGCTCCCACTACAGCCCCCGGGACACCACGCGGCAGAGATGACCCTGATTGAACGCCGCGGCGACAGTTTTATATCCAGCAGTCACGGCCTGTTCCAGTTTGTCCCCCTGATTTTCCCTTGA
- a CDS encoding carboxypeptidase-like regulatory domain-containing protein yields the protein MIHRVQILLTPLISPLLMFVLLSGCATGHSSPDILHGIVFSSGGQALFGAEVRVTDRRGEHHQARADIHGRFRISGIMTGPVVVTVLHQTHEPLQQEVMVADRTQVLYLRLTSWRHLLEAWQASLEQQDISHAETLLIRLHTAGCPAPIFRHAEHIQQLYRKQTGHP from the coding sequence ATGATCCATCGTGTACAGATCCTGCTGACGCCGCTTATTTCGCCGCTGCTGATGTTTGTACTGCTTTCAGGCTGCGCCACTGGCCACTCATCTCCCGACATCCTGCACGGAATTGTGTTCAGCAGCGGCGGTCAGGCCCTGTTCGGCGCAGAGGTTCGGGTAACAGACAGGCGCGGCGAACATCACCAGGCTCGCGCGGACATTCACGGGAGGTTCCGGATCAGCGGCATCATGACAGGACCTGTAGTGGTCACGGTGCTGCACCAGACCCATGAGCCCCTGCAGCAGGAGGTCATGGTTGCCGATCGGACCCAGGTGCTCTATCTGCGGCTTACCAGCTGGCGGCATCTGCTGGAGGCCTGGCAGGCAAGCCTGGAGCAGCAGGACATCAGCCATGCCGAAACCCTGCTGATCCGGCTGCACACTGCCGGCTGTCCGGCGCCGATATTTCGTCATGCCGAGCATATTCAGCAGCTGTACCGCAAGCAGACAGGTCACCCGTGA
- a CDS encoding GspE/PulE family protein, with protein MSRQVLIQDYLPLPSSQYPERFVIHNGAIKLQDDVRGVTIGLTNPQDSELRCRLENYHAAVPHSPPRIHFAGIDAAELTAYLGSRCPEYLNSPGDDDPGNDADLLDRLANDAPIVNLVNSILIEGIRRSASDIHIEAGREEATVRLRIDGILMRERMVPQRLFPGVSSRIKVMAGLNLMERRLPQDGRCRVSIQGNDLDIRVSTLPTIHGESLVLRLLQHTGHQLKLDELGFSADQTAGLRQSAAVSHGLIAVTGPTGSGKSTTLHALLAELADGTRKIITIEDPVEYRTAGVEQIQTNEHIGLGFDTVLRRILRQDPDIIMVGEIRDSSTAELAVRAALTGHLVLTTLHTNDAAAAVVRLTDLGVPPFLTAAVLRSVAAQRLVRKLCPSCRQPAPVSASQHHLLQQLCRKTGQDIPDMTYTAPGCRCCRGSGFRGRTALTELLVVDHSTEAWILQGLSPAAIRVQQRHHRHRTLQHSGVTAITNGTAQLSDIYSAVAPL; from the coding sequence ATGAGTCGCCAGGTATTGATCCAGGACTATCTGCCGCTGCCATCATCGCAGTATCCCGAGAGATTTGTTATACACAATGGTGCAATCAAACTGCAGGATGACGTTCGGGGGGTAACAATCGGACTTACCAATCCGCAGGATTCCGAGCTGCGATGCCGGCTGGAAAATTACCACGCTGCTGTCCCGCACTCTCCGCCACGGATACACTTTGCCGGGATTGACGCTGCCGAACTGACCGCCTACCTGGGCAGTCGCTGCCCCGAATACCTGAACAGCCCCGGCGACGATGACCCCGGCAACGATGCCGATCTGCTTGATCGTCTGGCGAATGACGCCCCCATTGTAAATCTGGTCAACAGCATCCTGATTGAAGGGATCCGTCGCAGTGCATCCGACATCCACATAGAGGCAGGTCGTGAAGAGGCCACGGTACGGCTGCGAATTGACGGAATCCTGATGCGAGAACGCATGGTACCCCAACGGTTGTTTCCCGGGGTAAGCTCACGGATCAAGGTAATGGCTGGTCTGAATCTCATGGAACGCCGCCTGCCCCAGGATGGCAGGTGTCGTGTCAGTATTCAGGGGAATGATCTTGATATCCGTGTATCCACCCTGCCAACCATTCATGGAGAATCCCTGGTGCTCCGACTGCTTCAGCATACCGGTCACCAGCTGAAACTGGATGAACTGGGATTCTCCGCTGATCAGACAGCCGGATTGCGGCAATCGGCAGCGGTGTCGCATGGCCTGATAGCGGTGACCGGCCCAACCGGTTCGGGAAAATCAACTACCCTGCATGCCCTGCTGGCTGAACTGGCCGACGGAACCCGAAAGATCATCACCATCGAGGACCCTGTAGAGTACCGGACAGCCGGGGTTGAACAGATACAAACCAACGAGCACATCGGCTTGGGTTTCGATACCGTACTGCGCCGCATACTGCGCCAGGATCCGGATATTATCATGGTTGGAGAGATTCGCGACAGCAGCACCGCCGAGCTTGCCGTGCGGGCGGCGCTGACCGGGCATCTGGTACTGACCACCCTGCATACCAATGACGCGGCAGCAGCAGTGGTGCGCCTGACCGACCTGGGGGTCCCCCCGTTTCTGACCGCTGCTGTGCTGCGAAGCGTTGCCGCACAGCGGCTGGTGCGGAAACTCTGCCCGTCGTGTCGCCAGCCTGCCCCGGTTTCGGCATCACAGCACCACCTGCTACAGCAGTTGTGCCGCAAAACTGGTCAAGACATCCCGGACATGACCTATACAGCCCCGGGTTGTCGTTGCTGTCGCGGCAGCGGTTTCCGCGGGCGGACAGCGCTGACCGAGCTGCTGGTTGTCGACCACTCAACCGAAGCCTGGATTCTGCAAGGGCTCTCGCCAGCAGCGATCCGTGTCCAGCAGCGTCATCACCGGCATCGAACCCTGCAGCACAGCGGGGTGACAGCGATCACCAATGGCACGGCTCAGCTGTCGGATATCTACAGTGCGGTGGCCCCGCTATGA